Genomic window (Acidobacteriota bacterium):
GAAATGAGGATGCCGGAACGCTCTTTGGCGAAGCCGAAAGGCTTGCGCGCGAAGGCAATCTGCGCGGCGCCGTCCGCAAAGGCTACGTCGCGCTGCTCTGCGATCTGAGCGATCGGAAGCTGATCGGACTCGCGCGTCACAAAACCAACCGAGACTATCTGCGCGACGTCCGGAAACACGCCCCGCTTCATCAGAATATGAACGGAATGACCAACAGCTTCGAGCGTCACTGGTACGGATTCGAGGAGGTCACGCCGGTCGAATGGGAGGAGTTCCGCAACGGATACAAGCGGACGATAGAAACGGCGAAACAGTAGCGTTGGGCAATGTTCTGAGTTCCGCCCTCAGGCGGTGACAGTCAATCGTCCGAACCTGCGATTCGAAGATCCGGCTGGCCGGCGAAACTCCGGGGCCACGCGAAATATGCGTCAACGACTTTTCATTCTTGTCGGATTGTTCATCCTGATCGCGGTGCTGATCGGGTTGAACGCCGCGTCGTATACGCAAAAAGAGAAGTTGCCCGACAGCGAAATGCTGCCGAATCGTTCGACTTTCAACGGCGGTGCGACCGGATCACGTGCGTTTTTCGATCTTCTCAACGAAACCGGCCGCAAGCCTGTGCGCTGGATCGAGCCGCCGGCTGAGCTGGACAACAGGAGTTCGCCATCGACGTTCGTCGTCATCGGGAGTTTGCGTCAGGAATACAGCGATAAGGAGATCGAGGATCTTCTCCGTTGGGTCTCGCAAGGCCGCCGGTTGGTGATAATTGACCGAAATCCACCCGTTTCGCTGGCGAAGACGACCGCAAATTACGAGATCACGCTTGAGGGTTTCGAAAAGCCGTTCTTTGACACCGATGCTTACAACCAGCCGGAAATGACTCTCGGCACGAAGGCCGCGAAGCCGTCGCAGCCGACCGTATACACGCGCGGCGTTAACGCCATTCAGCCGTCTCGTTTCGCGACCTCGATCGAGGTCAGGCGAATTGATAATCCGGAAGTTCAGGAAATGATGTACGGCCGCGGCAACGCTCCGGTCGATTTTGATCCGACGCCGCCGACTGATGACGAAGAAGACTTCAGCGGAATGCCGACGCCGAAACCGTTGAAGACCGTCAAAGACAAGCTCGGAGCACCGGCCGCAACAACGCCTGATCGGAGCAATCCTCAAAATGAAGACTACTCGGTTCAAACGGAAGATTCGACGACGACCGTCGCGCTGACCGCGCCGGTCGTGCATTTCGCCAATGACCGGAAGAACATCGTCGTCGACGTTCCGTTCGGTTCCGGACGGATAGTTTTTCTCAGTGACCCGTATATCGTTTCAAATGCCGGGATCAGCATCGCCGACAATGCTGCTTTGGCCGTGAATCTGGTCGGATCGGACGGAACGATCGCATTCGACGAGTATCATCAGGGCTACGGGTCGAACCGCAACCGTTTTTTCGAGTTCTTTGACGGTACGCCCGTGATCGCGATGTTCTTGCAGATCGCGCTACTGATCGGTCTTGTGTTCTTTTCCCAAAGCCGGCGTTTCGCGCGGCCAGTTCCTGAGCCCGAACCGAACCGGCTTTCGAAACTGGAGTACGTTTCGGCAATGGCCGAACTCCAGCAACGAACAAACGGTTATGACATTGCCGTCGAGAACATATACACGGATTTCCGGCGTCGCGTCGCGCGCCTTGTCGGCGTCGATAATTTTACGGCTAGCCGGAGGAACCTGGCGCTTCTGATCGTCGAACGCCTGCCGGATGAGAACGCCGACGAAGTTGAATCGGTGATGAAGCGCTGCGAGGATGTGATGCACGGCGACCGCACCGGAAAGAAAGAAGTTTTGAGACTGACCAAGCGCTTGCGCGAAATCGAAGAGAACCTGGGGCTGCAACGGAGGAAAAAGAATGCGGGTGAAAGGTAGCGGCTGGCGGGAGCTTGGGGCGTTCCTCCCGCACAAAGTCGGATACCGTCGTCAACTGAATGAGCACATTTGAGTTAATCACCTTGATCTTGCTCTTTTTCGCGACGAGCATCGTCGGCGTCGTCACGGGCAGCAATTCGCTCGTCACGGTGCCGGTGATGTTTCAGTTCGGCATCGATCCAAGGGTCGCGGTCGCGACGAATATGTTCGGACTGACGTTTATGAGCATCGGCGCGACGATTCCGTTTTTGCGGAGCGGTACGATCGAACGCAAAACCGTGACGCCGCTGATCCTGATCACGGTCGTCGCTTCGGCGATCGGAGCGGCACTTGTTTCGTTGATCGCGCCCGGCGGGCTGAAACTGATCGTTTCGATCGCGATGATCGTGGTCACGGTCTTTACTTTGCTGAACCGGAACGCCGGCGTCAAAAAGTTCGAAGCCTCATCGTCGCGGACCGCGTTGGTCTATGTTCTGACGTTTGCGCTCGGAGTTTATGGCGGTCTCTACAGCGGCGGCTATGTGACGATGCTGACGGCTGTTTTCGTTGGATTATTCGGAATGAAGTTCAGCGAATCGGTCGCCGCGACGAAGGTCATCAACGTCTTTTCATCGGCGATTGCCACCGCCGTTTTTATGTGGCAAGGTTTAGTAGATTACAGGCTCGGACTGATTCTCGGAGCCTCGATGTTCGCCGGCGCGTACATCGGCGCGCACACGGTCACGAAGATGAGCGACGTCTGGCTCAAACGGATCTTCGTCATCGTCGTTCTCGCGCTCGCGCTTAAGACGATTTTGGATTTTGGATTTTAGATTTTGGATTGATCGAGATCCAAGCTTACTTCCCGGCACAACTTTGCCCGGCAAATCCGAAATCCCAAATCCCAAATCCCAAATATGCTGACTTACACACCGCAAACCGTCGCTCATATCCTGAACGAACTCCGCAAGGTCATCGTCGGACAGGATGATCCGATCGAACAGATTCTCGTCGCGCTCCTGGCCGAGGGCCACGCGCTCGTCGAAGGCGTTCCGGGAACCGCGAAAACGCTCACGATCAAGACGCTTGCGCGGATCATCGGCGCACATTTTTCACGCATCCAGTTCACGCCGGACCTGATGCCGTCGGACGTTACCGGCACCAACGTTTTCAATATGCAGACGTCGCAATTCAGCCTGCGACACGGGCCGATCTTCACCGACATTCTGCTGGCCGACGAAATAAACCGCACCCCGCCGAAAACTCAGGCGGCGCTGCTCGAGGCGATGGAGGAACGCCAGGTGACGATCGACGGCGAACGATTCCAGCTTTCTCCTCTGTTTACCGTGCTCGCGACCGAGAATCCGATCGAGTATGAAGGAACATACCCGCTGCCCGAGGCGCAGCTTGATCGATTCCTGCTAAAGATAAACATCGATTATCCGCCGGTCGAGGCCGAACTCGAGATCGTCGCCCGCTGGGATCAGGGTTTCAACTCGCGCCGGCTCGAGGACGTGGATGTCGTGCCGCTTTCGGATGTCGCCGCGATTCAACATTGCCGCGCCGAGGTTCGCGCGATGCGCCTCGAACCCGGCGTGCAGAAATACATTGTCGACATCATCCGCAAGACCCGCAGTCACCCGACGATTCTTTATGGTGCGAGTCCGCGCGCGGCAGTCGCTCTGCTGCTTTGTTCAAAAGCACTGGCGGCGATCCGCGGTCGCGATTTCGTGACTCCGGATGACATTCGCGACGTCTCGGCTCCGGTTTTGCGCCATCGACTCGCGCTTCGCGCCGAAGCCGAACTCGACGGTGCGACGACCGATGCCGTGATCGCGGACATCATCAAAGGCGTTGAAGTTCCGCGATAGCGTTTGATTAGGACAACTGCTGAATTTGCAGTAAATTCTGAGTGTAATTACCTGGGAGCTTGGTTTGCCGGACAAGGAACATCGATGTGTCCGGAACAGATTCTCCAATGCCCCCTGGGCGATCCGAAATCCGAAATACCACGATTCCGAGGATTATAACGTTACGATGAACGATCTTTCGCGCCGTCATTTTCTGAAACAACTCGGAGCGTTGCCGGCTGTTTTTCTTGCGGCACGCGGCACTTTTGCCGGTTTTGAGACTCAGACCGAGACAACGCCGTTCGAGTTTCTCGTCGTCGGAGATTCGCTCGTCTGGGGACAGGGACTTGAGGAAAAGGACAAGTTTTACACGTTGACCAAGAATTGGCTCGAAACCGAGGCTTTCGGCGAACGGGTTCCCGTCAATTTGAAGGTCAAGGCGCACTCGGGAGCAACGTTGACTCCGCACGAAAACGAGCTGAAGGCGTTGCAAGCCGCCGGAAAGGACGAAACCAAATATTACAACTCGGAGATAAACGTTGGTTTTCCGAGCATCAAAACGCAACTCGATCTGGCCGCCAAAGAATACGCGGCGGCGAACACGCCAAACGAATCGATCCGACTGATTATGCTTTCGGGCGGTATAACCGACATTTCAGTCGCCGCTTTGCTTAATCCTTTCGGCGACAACGATCAGTTGCGCCGCGATATCGACAAGTATTGCTCCGGTTCGATGACCGAGGTTCTCGGACACGCGGCGACGCTCTTCCCCAACGCGCTGATCGCTGTAATCGGCTATTATCCGATGATCTCGCCAAAGACGCCGGCGCACGATCTGTTCAATTTCACGCTCGAAGCTTACGGGGTTCCGCGGCCGCTGAAGCCGGTCGTCAATAACCTGCTGACAAAGCAATTCTTCAAGATCATCAAGAAAAAGGCGATCAAGCGTTCGCGGATATGGATGGAACTCTCAGAAGCCAAACTGCGTGACTCCGTCGATAAACTCAACGCGCGGCAAACCGCGGCGCGGGCAGTTTACATCAACTCGCCGATCAATGAAGGAAACACCTTCGGAACCAATGACCTGCTGGTTTTCCGGATGCTCAAGAAAGGCCGTATAGAGGATCCGCAGTATGACGAGCGAAAAGAGTTTTGCGGACCGACTCTCAACGAACTCAAGAAATCCACGGGCCTCAAATATCCGATCCGTTTCTGCGATATGGCCGCCATCGGCCACCCGAATCCAGCCGGTTCGAGACTGTTCTCCGAATCGATCAAATCAGTTCTGGGTCCGCTGGTGAATGCCGGAAGAAAGTAGAAGTTCTTCAATATAGATTAACCTTTCAGCTTTTCTTATCGCTCACATCCTCCCCCGGCAGGGACTACAATCAACTTGGAGGATGTCGTCATGACCGCCTGTTCACGTCGCCTCTTTCTCAAACAGCTCGGAGCCGTCGCGGGTTTCACATTCACCGCCGGATCGATCGCACCGCTCTCGATCTTTGCCCAAAGCAATTCGGAATTCGAGGTCTTGGTCGGTGGCGACTCGTTCATCTGGGGTCAAGGACTACAGGAAAAAGACAAGTTCTACTCGCTGATCCGCGACTGGCTGGCGAACGATGTCTTCGGCGATTCGCAGCGCATCAATCTCACCGTCAAGGCGCACTCGGGCGCGCGCATTCGGTTGCACGACAAGCAGGTCGAAAAAATGAAAAGGGCCGGCCAGCCGACCGACAAGTTCTACTATCCCGAGGCCGATATCTCATTTCCGTCGATCACGACACAGATCGACACCGCATTGCGCGAGTACGCCGATCCGCGCAAAGTGAAACTCGTGATGCTGTCGGGCGGGATCACCGATCTCGTCGTCGGTAACGCGATCAATCCGTTTATGAAGAAGAGCAAATTCCTGCGGCTTGTTCATACTTATTGCCACGAGGAAATGGGGCGGCTCCTCGCGCACGTGACGGATGTTTTTCCCGAAGCGGTCGTTGCCGTATTCGCGTATTTCCCGATCGTTTCAACGAAGAGCGATATGAACAAGATCACGAAATACCTGATGAAGATGGTCAGGTTTCCGCACCAACTCCAATGGCTTTTGACCAACGGATTCAGCAAGCAGTTTATGAAGATCGTCCGCAAAGCGACTTCCGACCGGTCGCGTTTGTGGTTCAACGAATCAAACAAAGAACTGGCGGACGCGGTCGCGAAAACCAATGAACGGCTGGCGCGTCCGCGAGTCGTCTTCGTACCGTCTCCCGTGACGGAAGAGACTTGTTTTGCGACGCCGAACAGTCTCCTGTGGTCGCTCGACAAGGACAATCGGCCCGAGGACGACATATATGCAGAGCGCCTGGTGAAATGTCCGGAAGTCTTCAACGAGATCAAATACAAGCCGTTTGGGCCGCTTTCCGTCCGATTGTGCGAGCTCGCATCGGTCGCCCACGTGAACAAGGCGGGTTCGATCGCGTATGCGGAAGCGGCAAAGCCGATTCTGCGCCCGTTTTTCGCGGCCGGTTAATGTTGTAGAATGCTCGCGATGGAAGAAACGAAACCGCAACAACCTGGTTGGCGCGAGATGGTTCTGATCGCGATCATCGTTTTGTCTTTTGCCGCGATCTTCTTCATCCCGAAATTCGGCCAAGATCCGGCCTATCACGATTTCGCCGATCAACGTCCATTTCTCGGAATCCCGAACTTCCTTGACGTCGCGTCGAATTTAGCGTTTCTGATCGTCGGAATTCTTGGCCTGCGGGCTTGTTTCAGAACCCGCGCCGGGATCGAATGGACCGTTCTGTTCGTCGGCGTCGCTCTTGTCAGTGTCGGATCAGGCTGGTATCACTGGAATCCAAACAATGGGACGCTCGTTTGGGATCGTCTGCCGATGACCATCGGTTTTATGGGACTCTTCGTGGCGCTTCTGTCCGAACACGTCGGCGAGCGACTGCGTATGCTTTTGATACCGGCACTCTTGACTGGCGCGGCAAGCGTTTTTTATTGGTACCATTTCGACGATCTGCGTTTCTACGCCTGGGTCCAGGTCGTTCCGCTACTGACGGTTCCGCTCGTGCTGATCATCTTTCCGGGCCGTTTTTCACATCGCTGGCTGTTGCTGGTTGCGCTGGTTTTCTATGTCGCCGCGAAACTTACCGAAACGTGGGATGATCAGGTCTTCGCCGCGACCGGCTCGATCGTCAGCGGCCACACGATCAAGCACCTTCTATCGGCGATCGGGGTTCTCGCCATCTGGCAGATGATTCGTGAAAGACGAGCATCGCCAATGTAAATGCGTTTCCGGACCGCCGATCTCGCATTTTCGTTTCTCAGCGCGCCCGCGTTCGGTTCGCCCTACGGATTTCGGCTGCGTGCGCAATCCTGATTTCAATTTGTTATCATAAAATCTATGAAGATCGCGGTCGCAATGAGCGGCGGCGTCGATTCGTCGGCGGCCGCCGCGCTGTTGAAGGAACAGGGACACGAACTCGTCGGATTTACGATGCAGCTGTGGAATCAGCGTCGTCAGATCAACACCGACGAGAACGGCGAGCCTTTGCCGTCGCGATGCTGCTCGCTTGACGATGTTTACGACGCGCGGCGCGTGGCCGAAAGCCTCGGGTTTCCGTTCTACGTGCTGAACCTCGAAAAGGACTTCGAGCGCGACGTCGTCGAACCTTTCGTACAGAGTTATCTGAGCGGCCAAACGCCGATCCCCTGCGTCGCCTGCAACTCGCGCCTGAAATTCGCGTCGCTCGACAAGATGGCGCTCAGTCTCGGCTGCGAAAAGGTAGCGACCGGGCATTACGCGCGTGTCGAATACGATGAGGCGGCAAACCGCTACCGATTGTTTCGCGGAAAGAACCACTGGAAAGACCAGAGCTATTTCCTCTGGGAGCTCAATCAGGAACAGCTTTCTCGATCGCTGTTTCCGCTCGGCGAGATGTTGAAATCCGAGGTCCGCGACATCGCTCGGGAATCCAATCTTTATACGGCCGAAAAGCAGGAGTCGCAGGAGATCTGCTTCGTGCCGGACGGCAATTACTCCGGATTTATCGATCGATATCTCGAACACGAAGATCGGCGCGAAGAACTTCCGGCACCCGGCGACATCGTCAACACTCGAGGCGAGAAGATAGGCGAGCACACCGGCATTCACCGTTACACCATCGGTCAGCGTCGCGGACTCGGGATCGCGCACGAGAAACCGCTCTATGTCGTCCAGATCGAGCGTTTGAAGAATCAGATCATCGCCGGCGAAAAAGAAGAACTCGACGCGTACGAATTCATCGCAAAAGGCGTCAACTGGGTTGCGTTCGACACACCGTCGGCAGCAGTTCGCGCGCAGGTGAAGATCCGCTACCGCCACGAACCCGCGTCGGCGACGATTCACGCGCTTCCCGGCGACCGCGCAAGAATTGTTTTCGACGAACCACAGGCGGCGATAACTCCGGGCCAGGCGACGGTCTGGTACGACGGCGAAGAAACGGTCGGCGGCGGATGGATTGAAAAGAACTAGTTAAACGAGGAGAAAACAAATGGCACAAACAAAAAAGCGACCGAGCAAGGCCGCACGCGCGGCACAGAAGATTTTGGAAGACTCGAAGCTTCTCGCGACCTCAAAATCGATCATCGATACAAAGGCGGATCAGGAATTCAAGCCGGCGGAATCGTCGGTCAAAACGAGCGGAGCGATCAAACCGCGTCCGAATAAGAAACGCGGATAGGATTCTGACGGCGTCTTCGCGACCAAATAGGGGCAATGCCTCGCGTGTTTCTTGAATCGCAACAACTTTTTTCGTAATCATACGTAATCAAAACATTATGAAAAAACTGATCGTACTTTTCGTCTTGATTGGAATCGGCGGACTTTCATTTGGCTACAAAGCCTTCGCCGATGAGAAGGAGAAGGTTCGCGTACCGCTGGAGAGTTACATCAAGGGCCACGCGACCGGAAACCCCGATTTCATCCGGGCTGCATTTCATAAGGACGCTCGCATCAACGCCTTTCGCGATGGAAAGCTGCTTAACTTGAGCGCCGAGGAATTCGCAGTTCGTTTCAATGGCAAGGCTGCTGATGACGAAGCGAAACGCAAGCGTTCGATCGATACGATCGAGATCAGCGGAAATTCTGCAATCGCGCGAATCACGCTCGATTATCCGGCTGTGAAATTTACCGATTATATGTCGTTGCTCAAGATCGACGGCGAATGGAAGATCATCAATAAAACGTTCTACGCCGAGCCGAAGGAAGCGGGCAAATAGTTCGGAATGAACAAACGCGAACTTCGGAAGAGTCGACTTTCGAATCTGAAAGCGCTGAACTCGTCCAAACGAAGCAATCTATCCCACCGGATCGCCGGACGTTTCTTCGGTCATTTTCAATTGGACGAGATCAGATACCTTCACCTGTTTTTGTCGATTGAGGCCAAAAACGAGGTTGACACGCGACCCTTGATAGCCAGAATCCGGCGTG
Coding sequences:
- a CDS encoding DUF4350 domain-containing protein, with the protein product MRQRLFILVGLFILIAVLIGLNAASYTQKEKLPDSEMLPNRSTFNGGATGSRAFFDLLNETGRKPVRWIEPPAELDNRSSPSTFVVIGSLRQEYSDKEIEDLLRWVSQGRRLVIIDRNPPVSLAKTTANYEITLEGFEKPFFDTDAYNQPEMTLGTKAAKPSQPTVYTRGVNAIQPSRFATSIEVRRIDNPEVQEMMYGRGNAPVDFDPTPPTDDEEDFSGMPTPKPLKTVKDKLGAPAATTPDRSNPQNEDYSVQTEDSTTTVALTAPVVHFANDRKNIVVDVPFGSGRIVFLSDPYIVSNAGISIADNAALAVNLVGSDGTIAFDEYHQGYGSNRNRFFEFFDGTPVIAMFLQIALLIGLVFFSQSRRFARPVPEPEPNRLSKLEYVSAMAELQQRTNGYDIAVENIYTDFRRRVARLVGVDNFTASRRNLALLIVERLPDENADEVESVMKRCEDVMHGDRTGKKEVLRLTKRLREIEENLGLQRRKKNAGER
- a CDS encoding sulfite exporter TauE/SafE family protein, with the protein product MSTFELITLILLFFATSIVGVVTGSNSLVTVPVMFQFGIDPRVAVATNMFGLTFMSIGATIPFLRSGTIERKTVTPLILITVVASAIGAALVSLIAPGGLKLIVSIAMIVVTVFTLLNRNAGVKKFEASSSRTALVYVLTFALGVYGGLYSGGYVTMLTAVFVGLFGMKFSESVAATKVINVFSSAIATAVFMWQGLVDYRLGLILGASMFAGAYIGAHTVTKMSDVWLKRIFVIVVLALALKTILDFGF
- a CDS encoding MoxR family ATPase codes for the protein MLTYTPQTVAHILNELRKVIVGQDDPIEQILVALLAEGHALVEGVPGTAKTLTIKTLARIIGAHFSRIQFTPDLMPSDVTGTNVFNMQTSQFSLRHGPIFTDILLADEINRTPPKTQAALLEAMEERQVTIDGERFQLSPLFTVLATENPIEYEGTYPLPEAQLDRFLLKINIDYPPVEAELEIVARWDQGFNSRRLEDVDVVPLSDVAAIQHCRAEVRAMRLEPGVQKYIVDIIRKTRSHPTILYGASPRAAVALLLCSKALAAIRGRDFVTPDDIRDVSAPVLRHRLALRAEAELDGATTDAVIADIIKGVEVPR
- a CDS encoding ceramidase domain-containing protein yields the protein MEETKPQQPGWREMVLIAIIVLSFAAIFFIPKFGQDPAYHDFADQRPFLGIPNFLDVASNLAFLIVGILGLRACFRTRAGIEWTVLFVGVALVSVGSGWYHWNPNNGTLVWDRLPMTIGFMGLFVALLSEHVGERLRMLLIPALLTGAASVFYWYHFDDLRFYAWVQVVPLLTVPLVLIIFPGRFSHRWLLLVALVFYVAAKLTETWDDQVFAATGSIVSGHTIKHLLSAIGVLAIWQMIRERRASPM
- the mnmA gene encoding tRNA 2-thiouridine(34) synthase MnmA, giving the protein MKIAVAMSGGVDSSAAAALLKEQGHELVGFTMQLWNQRRQINTDENGEPLPSRCCSLDDVYDARRVAESLGFPFYVLNLEKDFERDVVEPFVQSYLSGQTPIPCVACNSRLKFASLDKMALSLGCEKVATGHYARVEYDEAANRYRLFRGKNHWKDQSYFLWELNQEQLSRSLFPLGEMLKSEVRDIARESNLYTAEKQESQEICFVPDGNYSGFIDRYLEHEDRREELPAPGDIVNTRGEKIGEHTGIHRYTIGQRRGLGIAHEKPLYVVQIERLKNQIIAGEKEELDAYEFIAKGVNWVAFDTPSAAVRAQVKIRYRHEPASATIHALPGDRARIVFDEPQAAITPGQATVWYDGEETVGGGWIEKN
- a CDS encoding nuclear transport factor 2 family protein; translated protein: MKKLIVLFVLIGIGGLSFGYKAFADEKEKVRVPLESYIKGHATGNPDFIRAAFHKDARINAFRDGKLLNLSAEEFAVRFNGKAADDEAKRKRSIDTIEISGNSAIARITLDYPAVKFTDYMSLLKIDGEWKIINKTFYAEPKEAGK